In the genome of Desulfofarcimen acetoxidans DSM 771, one region contains:
- a CDS encoding 3'-5' exoribonuclease YhaM family protein, with translation MKIQYIENIRHGLPVDSVYLLQSKRLQGFRGKAGKFLLVVLGDRTGSVEARIWENGEELYDKFNPGDLVKISADTGEFKGKLQLNISSINIYRGKDVDWSAFLPVSPKDKKEMLKSMDSIIMSINNPDLAALLNLFFSDSEWLNKYSTAPAAKKHHQAYLGGLLEHSLNVAQACQQIARVYTQINRDLLLTGAILHDVGKIDEYKYERMIDMSDQGRLLGHIIIGIQMVDRAIEALPGFSDNLRLKLLHMIASHHGEYEWQSPKRPKFLEAYLLHQLDLLDARVDAFTRAAEDRVDSDEAWSDWVKDLERYIYKK, from the coding sequence ATGAAGATACAGTATATTGAGAATATAAGACATGGTTTGCCAGTTGATTCAGTATATTTGCTGCAGTCCAAAAGATTGCAGGGTTTTAGGGGAAAGGCGGGAAAATTCCTTCTGGTGGTCCTGGGCGATAGGACAGGCAGTGTGGAGGCACGCATTTGGGAAAACGGAGAGGAATTGTACGATAAATTCAATCCCGGTGATCTGGTTAAAATTTCGGCCGATACAGGTGAATTTAAGGGAAAATTGCAGCTCAACATATCCTCTATAAATATATACAGAGGTAAAGATGTTGACTGGTCTGCTTTTTTACCTGTGAGTCCTAAGGACAAAAAAGAAATGCTTAAGTCTATGGATAGTATAATTATGTCTATAAATAATCCTGATTTGGCCGCTTTATTGAATTTATTTTTTTCCGATTCTGAATGGTTGAATAAGTACAGCACGGCTCCGGCGGCTAAAAAACACCACCAGGCTTATTTGGGCGGTTTGCTGGAGCATTCTTTAAACGTGGCTCAGGCCTGTCAACAAATTGCCCGGGTTTATACTCAGATTAACCGTGATCTGCTGCTTACCGGAGCCATATTGCATGATGTGGGAAAAATTGATGAATATAAATATGAACGCATGATAGACATGAGTGATCAGGGTAGATTACTTGGTCATATTATTATAGGCATACAGATGGTTGACCGGGCAATTGAAGCTCTACCCGGTTTTTCGGATAATTTGCGTCTTAAATTATTACATATGATTGCCAGTCATCACGGCGAGTATGAATGGCAGTCTCCTAAAAGACCAAAATTTTTGGAGGCCTATTTGCTGCACCAGTTAGATCTTCTTGACGCCAGGGTAGATGCTTTTACCAGAGCGGCAGAGGATCGGGTGGATTCAGATGAAGCCTGGAGTGATTGGGTTAAAGATCTAGAGAGATATATTTATAAAAAATAA
- a CDS encoding nitrilase-related carbon-nitrogen hydrolase: MKDIRVAAVQMQAIAGQTKENLAKIIMYSEEAAARKVDVLCFPELCVQGYNRETARIMAETIPGESSEAISQLARKKNITILAGIAEKSAAGLPYITQLAAFPDGTIKKYRKTHLGKSELPYFTPGEVLPVFNSDKAMFGIAICWDLHFPEVTTILALQGAEIIFAPHASPSIVGDRKGIWLKYLTARAYDNSAFLVACNLVGNGGGKQQFCGGALMLDPKGNIIAEAFDNREGLLVADFDAALINTIRQKKSGSMRNSFYLAARRPELYNSYRNE; encoded by the coding sequence ATGAAGGATATTAGAGTAGCGGCTGTACAGATGCAGGCCATAGCCGGGCAGACCAAAGAAAACTTAGCTAAAATAATTATGTACTCGGAAGAGGCCGCTGCCAGAAAAGTAGATGTATTATGCTTCCCCGAGTTATGTGTACAGGGTTATAACAGGGAGACTGCCCGTATTATGGCTGAAACTATTCCGGGTGAATCCTCTGAAGCAATCAGTCAGTTAGCCCGGAAGAAAAATATAACTATTTTAGCCGGGATAGCCGAAAAATCAGCCGCGGGCTTGCCCTATATTACACAACTGGCAGCTTTTCCGGATGGAACAATAAAAAAGTACCGTAAGACGCATTTAGGTAAAAGTGAGCTGCCATATTTTACTCCCGGGGAAGTGCTTCCCGTTTTTAATTCGGATAAAGCAATGTTTGGCATAGCTATCTGCTGGGATTTGCACTTTCCTGAAGTGACTACGATATTGGCTCTGCAAGGAGCGGAAATAATATTTGCTCCTCACGCCTCACCCAGCATAGTGGGTGATAGGAAAGGCATATGGTTAAAATATCTTACCGCGAGGGCTTATGATAATTCAGCCTTTTTGGTGGCCTGCAATCTTGTGGGAAACGGCGGGGGAAAGCAGCAATTTTGCGGAGGTGCTTTAATGCTTGATCCAAAAGGAAATATTATTGCCGAAGCCTTTGATAATCGGGAGGGATTGTTGGTAGCTGATTTCGATGCCGCCCTAATAAACACTATACGCCAAAAGAAATCCGGTTCCATGAGAAATAGTTTTTACCTGGCAGCCAGGCGGCCGGAGTTGTATAACAGTTACCGGAACGAATAA
- a CDS encoding DsrE family protein, whose protein sequence is MARYKTIFALNEDNAVKKNMAVRNITNLIKDLGSENVEIELIAYAGGINDFYLKGSEYEEKLAELHNKGVILAVCSNTLKDKNIPAEQLLPFVQIVSSAVGELTRKQTEGWSYIKI, encoded by the coding sequence ATGGCCAGGTATAAAACTATTTTTGCTTTAAATGAAGATAATGCCGTTAAGAAAAATATGGCTGTTAGAAATATTACTAACTTAATTAAGGACCTGGGATCTGAAAATGTGGAAATAGAATTAATCGCTTATGCCGGAGGAATAAATGATTTCTACTTGAAAGGAAGCGAGTATGAGGAAAAACTGGCAGAACTGCATAACAAAGGAGTTATTTTGGCTGTCTGTTCCAATACCCTAAAAGATAAAAACATCCCGGCAGAACAATTACTGCCGTTTGTCCAAATCGTATCCTCTGCTGTAGGCGAACTGACCAGAAAACAAACCGAGGGTTGGTCCTATATTAAAATTTAA
- a CDS encoding putative polysaccharide biosynthesis protein, producing the protein MSISVNKQSYLKGALILTTAGILIRFLGAAYRIPLGRMLGDEGLGIYAIPNQFYYLLFTISTAGIPVAVARLVSEKIASGQYRDAYTTFKLARAAMLSIGLSFSFLLFFGAEWLVETGIVATPDSFYGLRAVAPIVFFAATTSAYRGLFQGMQNMTVVAVSQIADQVLLAIGTVTLSYLLLPKGLAIAAAGANLGALPGAVLAAMIMLYYHWRERHNFKEWQNTVTTKAKNSNWDIFKEIFATALPISFASVALSITGIIDNKLIIDRLQLIGYTQQQATAFYGQFNQMAMSFINITIAFALSMGTSLVPSIAEAYAIKDYEKIRQQAAQGVRLATIFALPAAAGLFVLAPHLTLFIFNNEPAGVPLAYVAFSIVFWSIHLVTTGVLQGIGKISIPVRNLLVGIIFKIGFTYYLTPSPLGIRAAAISQVIMFVISSTLNIATIAKYVGFNFKFKATIVKPGLATLLMAACVWESYHLVITYTQSNGMATITGIIIGAAIYALTVILGGILTAEELGRIPKLGHLAAKTARIFNKA; encoded by the coding sequence ATGAGTATAAGTGTCAACAAGCAATCTTATCTAAAAGGAGCATTAATTCTCACTACAGCAGGTATTTTAATCAGGTTCTTAGGAGCAGCATACAGAATTCCTCTGGGTCGCATGCTGGGTGATGAAGGATTGGGCATTTACGCAATACCCAATCAATTTTACTATCTTCTGTTCACCATTTCCACTGCCGGCATCCCCGTAGCAGTGGCCAGGCTGGTTTCTGAGAAAATTGCTTCCGGCCAGTACAGGGACGCTTATACAACCTTTAAGCTGGCGCGGGCCGCTATGCTGTCCATCGGTTTATCTTTCTCTTTTCTACTGTTCTTCGGCGCCGAGTGGCTGGTGGAAACAGGTATTGTGGCTACCCCGGACAGTTTTTACGGGCTCAGGGCTGTGGCACCTATAGTTTTTTTTGCCGCCACCACTTCCGCCTACCGCGGCCTTTTTCAGGGGATGCAGAACATGACAGTAGTTGCCGTCTCCCAGATAGCAGATCAGGTACTGCTGGCTATTGGCACGGTCACTCTAAGTTACCTTCTATTACCCAAGGGACTGGCTATAGCAGCAGCCGGAGCCAATTTAGGAGCCCTGCCGGGTGCCGTATTAGCTGCCATGATTATGCTTTACTACCACTGGAGGGAACGGCATAATTTCAAAGAGTGGCAAAATACAGTTACCACTAAGGCCAAGAACTCGAACTGGGATATCTTTAAAGAAATATTTGCCACGGCTCTGCCAATTTCCTTTGCCAGTGTTGCTCTGTCTATAACAGGAATCATAGACAATAAGCTGATTATTGACCGCCTGCAATTAATAGGCTATACACAACAGCAGGCCACGGCTTTTTATGGGCAGTTTAACCAGATGGCCATGTCCTTTATAAATATCACCATTGCCTTTGCCCTGTCAATGGGAACGAGCCTGGTTCCATCTATAGCTGAAGCCTATGCAATTAAAGATTATGAAAAAATCAGGCAGCAAGCTGCTCAGGGTGTAAGGCTGGCTACCATTTTTGCACTGCCGGCAGCAGCGGGACTGTTCGTGCTGGCCCCTCACCTGACCCTTTTTATATTTAACAATGAGCCGGCGGGCGTTCCCCTTGCTTATGTAGCTTTCAGCATCGTATTCTGGTCAATACACCTGGTAACTACCGGAGTGCTCCAAGGAATAGGCAAAATATCTATTCCGGTCAGAAATTTATTAGTTGGGATAATCTTTAAAATTGGTTTTACTTATTACCTCACCCCAAGTCCATTAGGAATCAGAGCAGCAGCAATATCCCAGGTAATAATGTTTGTTATATCATCAACTCTCAATATTGCTACTATTGCCAAGTATGTCGGCTTTAATTTTAAATTTAAAGCAACTATTGTTAAACCCGGTCTGGCCACTTTATTAATGGCAGCCTGCGTGTGGGAGTCTTATCATCTAGTAATTACATACACCCAAAGCAACGGAATGGCCACAATCACAGGTATTATTATCGGAGCAGCTATCTATGCTTTAACGGTAATACTAGGTGGTATTCTAACCGCCGAGGAACTGGGGAGAATACCTAAATTAGGCCACTTAGCGGCCAAAACGGCCAGGATTTTCAACAAAGCCTAA
- a CDS encoding DUF4363 family protein, with the protein MRIIIGLSIILLALAATGIRVNHHLAATAGEMDVKFTHIEQAIKQNNWSKAREQVDSTKKEWEKNKTWWAVVIDHQEIDKIEIALARIKSYIEVKNTGLSLGELAMLRQSVEHIPIKEAVSIENIL; encoded by the coding sequence GTGCGTATTATCATTGGACTATCAATAATTTTACTGGCACTAGCCGCTACCGGTATCAGAGTAAACCACCACTTGGCTGCGACAGCCGGAGAAATGGATGTAAAGTTTACACATATAGAACAGGCAATAAAACAAAATAATTGGAGTAAGGCCCGAGAACAAGTAGATTCAACAAAAAAAGAGTGGGAAAAAAATAAAACCTGGTGGGCTGTAGTGATTGACCACCAGGAAATTGACAAAATAGAAATAGCTCTTGCCAGAATTAAAAGTTATATTGAAGTAAAAAATACCGGTCTATCATTAGGAGAATTAGCTATGCTCAGGCAATCAGTAGAACATATCCCCATAAAAGAAGCTGTTAGCATCGAAAATATTTTATAA
- a CDS encoding YetF domain-containing protein: MLLILIRTLILYLGVVIVMRVMGKQEIGQLQPYELVIALMIADLAAIPMSNTGVPLANGLVPIFGLLIAQVFISYAALKNIKFRTIVCGAPSILVKNGQLVESELRRIRYNIHDLLEQLRVKNIANIADVEFAILETGGKLSVIPKSQKRPLIPEDLQISTKYEGIPTTLIIDGQIMSNNLRMIKLDENWLERELAKFGIDSHQKVLFASLDTNGKLFWQLKSD; the protein is encoded by the coding sequence ATGTTGCTAATTTTAATACGCACCCTGATTCTATACCTGGGTGTAGTGATAGTCATGCGTGTGATGGGTAAACAAGAAATAGGTCAACTACAACCCTATGAGCTGGTTATCGCCTTGATGATCGCAGATTTAGCCGCCATCCCCATGAGCAATACCGGTGTGCCCCTGGCCAACGGCCTGGTACCGATTTTCGGCCTGCTCATCGCTCAGGTTTTTATATCATATGCGGCACTAAAAAATATTAAATTTAGGACTATTGTTTGCGGGGCTCCAAGCATTTTAGTAAAAAACGGACAGCTCGTGGAAAGTGAACTAAGACGTATTCGCTACAACATACATGATTTGCTGGAACAGCTAAGGGTAAAGAACATTGCCAATATTGCTGACGTTGAATTTGCCATTTTGGAAACCGGCGGCAAGCTAAGTGTTATTCCCAAGTCTCAGAAACGTCCTTTAATCCCGGAAGATCTACAGATATCCACTAAATATGAGGGAATACCTACAACACTGATCATAGACGGACAAATAATGAGTAATAACCTGCGGATGATTAAGTTGGATGAGAACTGGCTGGAAAGAGAACTAGCCAAATTTGGCATTGACAGTCATCAAAAAGTTTTATTTGCCAGTCTGGATACCAACGGTAAGTTATTCTGGCAGTTAAAATCTGATTAA
- a CDS encoding thiamine diphosphokinase, translating into MRCVIFANGEINNYNHHKKYLKDSDYIICVDGGARHAEALKIIPQMLIGDFDSIAESTLEKFLSAGSQVKRYPPEKDQVDTELAIIEAIKLKPEQILLMGVLGDRLDHTLANIQLLVIPAAKEIECCIISDCHMISLIMPEHTAVIEGKPGDLLSLLPLTQTVQGVNSYGLKWNLHDSVFTFNQPLGISNVLQGESAWVKIKAGIMLLIKVFEPDI; encoded by the coding sequence ATGCGCTGCGTAATATTTGCTAATGGTGAAATTAATAACTATAATCACCATAAAAAGTATTTAAAGGACTCTGATTATATTATTTGTGTTGACGGAGGAGCCAGGCACGCTGAAGCATTAAAGATAATTCCCCAGATGCTGATAGGTGATTTTGATTCTATTGCAGAGTCAACATTAGAAAAATTTCTTTCAGCAGGCAGTCAGGTGAAAAGATATCCACCTGAGAAGGATCAGGTGGATACAGAACTGGCAATTATTGAGGCTATTAAGCTGAAACCTGAGCAAATTCTTCTTATGGGTGTGCTGGGTGACCGCCTGGATCACACTTTGGCCAATATCCAGTTGCTTGTAATACCGGCAGCAAAGGAAATTGAATGCTGCATAATCAGTGATTGTCATATGATATCACTGATTATGCCGGAACACACGGCGGTTATTGAGGGTAAACCAGGGGATTTATTATCCCTTTTACCCTTAACACAAACTGTGCAGGGTGTAAATAGTTACGGGTTAAAGTGGAACTTGCATGACAGTGTTTTTACCTTTAATCAACCGTTGGGAATTAGCAATGTGTTGCAGGGGGAGAGTGCCTGGGTTAAAATAAAAGCGGGAATTATGCTTTTAATAAAAGTTTTTGAACCGGATATTTAA
- a CDS encoding anti-sigma factor family protein: MCLKEGVLQAYLDQELSAAQRAEVEACLTGCEACRQLLEVLKSNDAFVAAKLEAYASWLENPSMATNAAWARFYGDLPAKESKHKFGEVWKVMKRYRLVAVAGVVVMALAASFSFSSVRSFAGEILTVFRVNKVQTINIDPQEIARLQESIEKGTGQVNIDNFGKIELSNQQTSEEVSLEQAGQAVDFPVKLPVLAGDYKGPVLQKSSAGRASFTLDIVKANSLLSSLGSQKLLPEELDQKTFTLTMPVIIGAQYTFGSEDSRLLVAQARSPEMSVPEGVSVEQIRDTLLSVPVLPDSLRQQLASVNDWQHTILIPNIDGNSQEVMVNGVQGVFTTAVGHSGHKANERNERSLDERGHNSSALIWQKDGVIYAIAGNELTLDQSLSMASSMK, from the coding sequence ATGTGCCTCAAGGAAGGTGTTTTACAGGCTTACCTGGATCAGGAATTGAGCGCGGCACAGAGAGCTGAGGTAGAAGCTTGCCTGACCGGCTGTGAAGCATGCAGGCAGTTGCTGGAGGTGCTTAAGAGCAATGATGCTTTTGTTGCAGCAAAGCTTGAGGCATATGCCTCCTGGTTGGAAAATCCCTCTATGGCCACCAATGCGGCTTGGGCCAGATTTTACGGTGATTTACCGGCTAAAGAGAGCAAGCATAAATTTGGGGAGGTTTGGAAAGTTATGAAAAGATACAGGTTGGTGGCTGTAGCCGGTGTTGTGGTTATGGCGCTGGCGGCATCGTTTAGTTTCAGTTCTGTACGCAGTTTTGCCGGAGAAATCTTAACGGTTTTCCGAGTCAATAAGGTACAGACAATAAATATCGATCCACAGGAAATAGCCAGACTGCAGGAGTCTATTGAAAAGGGTACCGGACAAGTAAATATAGATAACTTTGGGAAAATTGAGCTGAGCAATCAGCAAACCTCTGAAGAAGTCAGTCTGGAGCAAGCCGGGCAGGCGGTAGATTTTCCTGTCAAATTGCCTGTGCTGGCGGGAGATTATAAAGGACCGGTTTTACAAAAGAGTTCGGCTGGTAGAGCCAGTTTTACTTTAGATATAGTTAAGGCCAATAGCCTGCTCAGCTCTTTGGGGAGCCAAAAACTTTTGCCCGAAGAACTGGACCAGAAAACTTTTACTTTAACCATGCCGGTAATAATCGGGGCTCAGTATACGTTTGGCAGCGAGGATAGCCGTTTATTGGTAGCTCAGGCCAGAAGCCCTGAAATGTCAGTGCCGGAAGGTGTTTCGGTTGAGCAGATACGTGATACGCTTCTTTCTGTACCTGTTTTGCCGGATAGTTTAAGACAGCAGTTAGCCTCGGTTAATGACTGGCAGCATACGATTTTGATACCGAATATTGATGGCAACTCTCAGGAGGTAATGGTAAACGGTGTGCAGGGTGTGTTTACCACTGCTGTTGGGCATAGCGGTCATAAAGCTAATGAGAGAAATGAGCGGAGCCTGGATGAGCGAGGTCATAACAGCAGTGCGCTGATTTGGCAAAAAGACGGCGTCATATACGCGATTGCCGGTAACGAACTGACTCTGGATCAGTCTTTGAGCATGGCTTCCTCTATGAAATAA
- a CDS encoding RNA polymerase sigma factor SigX, whose product MDNMPVNKFKAMFDDHYPTVCRQLTYLLGNRFAAEDVAQETFLKLYRTPPRDKGNLAGWLFRVSRNLAFDYLRSEKSRGRREERNKIWSEGCTEALSCEEAVMRKEAITLVHQALQNLSERDRACLLLRFSGAGYEEIAEITGIKYSSVGTVLARARARFKQEYCCLKGSDD is encoded by the coding sequence ATGGATAATATGCCGGTCAACAAATTTAAAGCCATGTTTGATGACCATTATCCGACTGTCTGCAGGCAGTTGACTTATCTGTTGGGCAACCGTTTTGCCGCGGAAGACGTAGCTCAGGAGACATTTTTAAAACTTTATCGCACCCCGCCGAGGGATAAGGGTAATCTGGCCGGCTGGCTGTTCCGGGTGTCCCGTAATTTAGCCTTTGATTACTTGCGCAGTGAAAAAAGCAGGGGCAGGCGTGAGGAACGCAATAAAATTTGGTCTGAAGGGTGTACTGAAGCTTTATCCTGTGAAGAAGCGGTTATGCGCAAAGAAGCGATAACCCTGGTGCACCAGGCACTGCAGAACCTTTCGGAAAGGGACAGAGCTTGCTTATTGCTCAGATTCTCCGGCGCCGGTTATGAGGAGATTGCGGAGATAACGGGTATAAAATATTCTTCAGTTGGAACTGTGCTGGCCAGGGCGCGGGCCAGATTCAAGCAAGAATACTGCTGCCTGAAGGGAAGTGATGACTGA
- a CDS encoding ArsR/SmtB family transcription factor produces MENTEKYLEQAELLKALAHPTRLCIVNGLIEREHCNVNTMKDCLSLPQSTVSQQLAILKARGIIEGRRNGTEVFYSVVDERAKAIVMYLSGNKALGCY; encoded by the coding sequence ATGGAAAATACAGAGAAATACCTTGAACAAGCTGAATTGCTGAAAGCGCTGGCCCACCCGACCAGATTATGCATAGTTAATGGTTTAATAGAGAGAGAGCATTGCAATGTTAACACTATGAAAGATTGTCTTTCTTTACCTCAATCAACAGTATCTCAGCAACTGGCCATTCTAAAAGCCAGGGGTATTATTGAAGGCCGTAGAAATGGCACGGAGGTTTTCTACAGTGTTGTTGACGAGCGGGCTAAGGCCATTGTAATGTACTTATCGGGTAATAAGGCTCTTGGATGCTATTAA
- a CDS encoding ABC transporter ATP-binding protein, which translates to MIIKTDNLTKVYGNRIGCQNICLSINEGQIFGLLGPNGAGKSTLVKMLTGLLRPTSGAAQLLNRPLGDLQARKKIGFLPENFRYQEWLTGYELLSFHAALYKVEKTKRTSRIDEVLKTVGLAGREKQRIRTYSKGMQQRIGLACALLPDPDLLFLDEPTSALDPLGRREVREIVVSLRNRGKTVFLNSHLLSEVEMICDHVAIIKRGQIAASGTVNELLSKSVEVEMIITGMNEQIERELLLIGTGLRRDGERFCVSLDRESDIPRLAGAVVQNGGFLYRLAARRSSLEDLFVELISDKEDGH; encoded by the coding sequence TTGATTATAAAAACTGATAACCTGACCAAAGTATATGGAAACAGAATTGGCTGCCAAAATATTTGCCTCTCGATTAACGAGGGGCAAATATTCGGTTTATTAGGCCCCAACGGGGCCGGAAAAAGCACACTGGTCAAAATGCTGACCGGCCTGCTCAGACCTACTTCCGGTGCGGCGCAATTATTGAACCGTCCTCTGGGGGATTTGCAGGCCCGTAAAAAAATCGGTTTTCTGCCGGAAAATTTTCGTTATCAAGAATGGCTGACCGGTTATGAGTTGCTCTCTTTTCATGCAGCCCTGTATAAGGTTGAAAAGACAAAAAGGACGAGCAGGATAGATGAGGTGTTAAAGACAGTTGGCTTAGCAGGTCGGGAGAAACAAAGGATAAGAACCTACAGTAAAGGAATGCAGCAGCGTATAGGATTGGCCTGTGCCCTTTTACCGGACCCTGACCTGCTTTTTTTGGATGAACCCACTTCTGCTCTCGACCCGCTGGGCAGGCGTGAGGTGCGTGAAATAGTCGTTAGTTTGCGTAATCGTGGAAAAACAGTCTTTTTAAACAGCCATTTGTTGAGTGAAGTAGAAATGATTTGTGATCACGTAGCGATAATTAAAAGAGGGCAGATAGCAGCGAGCGGGACGGTAAACGAGTTATTATCCAAAAGTGTGGAAGTGGAAATGATTATTACCGGCATGAACGAGCAGATTGAACGTGAGTTGCTCCTGATTGGTACCGGATTGAGAAGAGACGGTGAGCGGTTTTGTGTTTCACTGGACAGGGAAAGTGATATACCCAGGTTAGCCGGAGCAGTGGTGCAAAACGGTGGGTTTCTATACAGGTTGGCTGCCAGACGCAGTTCCTTGGAAGACCTGTTTGTAGAGTTAATCTCTGATAAGGAGGACGGTCATTGA
- a CDS encoding GNAT family N-acetyltransferase: MLTIRAESIADYAAVYEMHSLAFGRPNEAKLVEDIRHSVNFNPQLSMVAVQDELVVGHLLFSPLVIETKTKEIPALVLSPLAVHPKYQKQGIGSKLVRHGLILCKNAGYKAVIVIGYPSYYPRFGFLPASTKGIKAPFPVPDKAFMVLELVPGILNQTSGLIKFPAPFNVV; this comes from the coding sequence ATGCTGACAATCCGAGCCGAGAGCATTGCAGACTATGCTGCAGTCTATGAAATGCACTCACTGGCTTTCGGCAGACCTAATGAGGCGAAGTTAGTCGAGGATATTCGTCACTCAGTAAACTTTAACCCTCAATTATCAATGGTTGCAGTACAAGATGAGCTGGTAGTAGGACATTTACTGTTTAGCCCTTTAGTTATTGAAACAAAAACTAAAGAAATACCCGCTTTGGTTCTATCACCTTTAGCTGTGCATCCAAAGTACCAGAAACAGGGTATAGGTTCAAAATTAGTCCGGCATGGCCTAATTTTATGCAAAAACGCGGGATATAAGGCGGTTATTGTTATAGGTTATCCTTCTTATTACCCGCGTTTTGGTTTTTTACCAGCCAGTACTAAGGGCATAAAAGCTCCCTTCCCTGTACCTGATAAGGCGTTTATGGTTCTTGAACTTGTTCCCGGCATACTTAACCAGACAAGTGGACTAATAAAATTCCCTGCTCCCTTCAACGTGGTATAA
- a CDS encoding polysaccharide deacetylase family protein: protein MIRRAEITIIFIIIITIFSATQSNAQTIQWLAAKYPEIMINRSYSHDKIVALTFDDGPDNKITPQILKVLKEKKVNATFFVIGINAAKYPDILKQISQDGHVIGNHSWFHASNYNRDSLINEILDTEKIITKATGQNIHLFRPPFGNLDEQSLIALHDLGFKIIGWSSDSQDWRGISSEKVTSNIFKDVSPGAIILQHSYNNPKLINTISALPEIIDRLRREGYTLVTIPELLINAGPVVVKINQKTVNFSEAKCSPKIINNTLYCPLRTTLEKLGVQIYWNEENKAITIIKNTNIIKMSIGSQVAFVNNRQVFLENPPRIDPVSGQALVPIRFICNSMDALIDFNKNGSHVEINIIYDTQNINGIFSGQLA from the coding sequence ATGATTAGAAGAGCAGAAATAACCATAATTTTTATAATCATAATCACGATTTTCAGCGCAACTCAGAGTAATGCACAAACTATACAATGGTTAGCTGCTAAATACCCTGAAATAATGATAAACAGAAGTTATTCACATGATAAGATTGTTGCCCTGACTTTTGATGACGGGCCGGATAATAAAATAACCCCACAGATTTTAAAAGTCTTAAAAGAAAAAAAAGTTAATGCTACCTTTTTCGTTATAGGCATTAACGCTGCCAAGTATCCGGACATATTAAAACAGATAAGCCAGGACGGGCATGTCATTGGTAATCATAGCTGGTTTCATGCCAGCAATTATAACAGGGATAGCTTAATTAATGAGATATTGGATACGGAAAAAATCATTACCAAGGCTACAGGGCAAAATATTCATCTTTTCAGACCACCCTTTGGCAATCTAGACGAGCAATCTTTAATTGCTCTACATGATTTAGGCTTTAAAATAATCGGCTGGAGCTCAGACTCTCAGGACTGGCGCGGCATATCCAGTGAAAAAGTTACTTCTAATATTTTTAAAGATGTTTCGCCGGGCGCCATTATACTGCAGCATAGTTATAATAATCCCAAGCTGATTAATACAATAAGCGCACTGCCGGAGATAATTGACCGGTTGCGGAGGGAAGGATATACTTTGGTTACTATACCGGAACTGCTTATAAACGCAGGACCGGTAGTAGTAAAAATCAACCAAAAAACCGTTAATTTTTCTGAAGCTAAATGTTCACCTAAAATAATAAATAACACCCTATACTGCCCTCTTAGGACCACCCTTGAAAAATTAGGAGTTCAAATTTACTGGAATGAAGAAAACAAAGCCATAACCATCATCAAAAACACTAATATAATTAAGATGAGTATCGGAAGCCAAGTTGCTTTCGTCAATAACCGGCAGGTTTTCTTAGAGAACCCTCCTCGAATAGATCCTGTTTCCGGGCAAGCTCTGGTACCTATTCGCTTTATTTGCAACAGTATGGATGCACTTATTGATTTCAATAAAAATGGTTCACATGTAGAAATCAATATCATATATGACACTCAAAACATAAATGGCATATTTTCCGGTCAACTTGCTTAA